From a region of the Paenibacillus sp. R14(2021) genome:
- a CDS encoding DNA-directed RNA polymerase subunit alpha: protein MIEIEKPKIETVELNEDGTYGRFVVEPLERGYGATLGNSLRRILLSSLPGAAVTSVQIDGVLHEFSTVPGVMEDVTEIILNLKGLSLKIHSDEEKVLEIDAEGDGNVTAGDIRADSDVEILSPDLHIATLASGARLHMRVFANRGRGYVQADRNKREDQPIGVIPVDSIYTPITRVNYTVENTRVGQVTNYDKLTLEVWTDGSIRPEEAVSLGAKILTEHLDLFVGLTDEAKDAEIMVEKEEDKKEKVLEMTIEELDLSVRSYNCLKRAGINTVQELITKTEEDMMKVRNLGRKSLEEVQEKLEELGLGLRMEE, encoded by the coding sequence GTGATTGAGATCGAAAAGCCGAAAATCGAAACCGTAGAGCTGAACGAGGATGGCACATACGGGCGTTTCGTTGTTGAACCGCTTGAACGCGGATACGGAGCGACGCTTGGAAATTCCCTTCGGAGGATCCTATTGTCGTCGCTGCCCGGCGCAGCTGTAACCTCTGTTCAAATCGACGGTGTTCTTCACGAGTTCTCGACGGTTCCAGGTGTGATGGAAGACGTAACTGAAATCATCCTGAACCTCAAAGGGCTCTCGTTGAAAATCCATTCCGACGAAGAGAAGGTTCTGGAGATTGATGCTGAGGGTGATGGCAACGTTACGGCTGGCGATATTCGCGCAGACAGCGATGTCGAGATTTTAAGCCCAGATCTTCATATCGCGACGCTGGCCTCCGGTGCACGGCTCCATATGCGGGTATTTGCTAATCGCGGACGCGGTTATGTGCAAGCAGATCGCAATAAACGGGAAGATCAGCCAATTGGCGTTATTCCAGTAGATTCGATCTACACACCGATTACTCGTGTTAACTACACGGTTGAGAATACTCGTGTTGGTCAAGTGACGAACTACGATAAACTCACACTTGAAGTTTGGACCGACGGAAGCATTCGTCCGGAAGAGGCTGTAAGCCTCGGCGCCAAAATTTTGACTGAGCATTTGGATCTGTTTGTCGGTCTGACAGACGAAGCGAAAGATGCTGAGATCATGGTTGAAAAAGAAGAAGACAAGAAAGAGAAAGTACTGGAAATGACGATCGAAGAACTCGATCTTTCCGTACGTTCTTATAACTGTCTGAAACGTGCAGGAATCAATACCGTTCAAGAGCTGATCACGAAAACGGAAGAAGACATGATGAAAGTCCGTAACCTCGGACGCAAGTCTTTGGAAGAAGTTCAAGAGAAGCTGGAAGAACTCGGTCTTGGCCTTCGCATGGAAGAATAG
- the rpmJ gene encoding 50S ribosomal protein L36 — MKVRPSVKPICEKCKVIRRKGNVMVICENPKHKQKQG; from the coding sequence ATGAAGGTTAGACCTTCGGTCAAGCCGATTTGCGAGAAATGTAAAGTCATTCGCCGCAAAGGCAATGTTATGGTTATTTGTGAAAATCCGAAACACAAACAAAAACAAGGATAA
- the rpsK gene encoding 30S ribosomal protein S11 → MAKPKKVVRTKRRDRKNIDTGVAHIRSTFNNTIVTITDPHGNAISWASSGNLGFKGSRKSTPFAAQMAAESAAKAAMEHGMKTVEVMVKGPGAGREAAIRSLQAAGLEVNLIKDVTPVPHNGCRPPKRRRV, encoded by the coding sequence ATGGCAAAACCAAAGAAAGTGGTTCGTACAAAACGTCGTGACCGTAAAAATATTGATACTGGCGTAGCGCATATCCGCTCGACATTCAATAACACGATCGTAACGATTACTGACCCGCACGGAAATGCGATTTCTTGGGCAAGCTCGGGTAACCTCGGATTTAAAGGTTCCCGTAAGAGCACGCCGTTCGCAGCTCAAATGGCTGCTGAATCTGCAGCAAAAGCGGCAATGGAACATGGTATGAAAACAGTTGAAGTGATGGTTAAAGGCCCAGGCGCTGGCCGTGAAGCGGCAATCCGCTCGCTGCAAGCAGCTGGTCTTGAAGTTAACCTGATCAAAGACGTAACGCCGGTTCCGCACAACGGATGCCGCCCGCCTAAACGTCGTCGCGTATAG
- the rplQ gene encoding 50S ribosomal protein L17: protein MAYSKLSRDASSRKALFRDLVTDLFLYERIQTTEAKAKELRPIAEKLITLAKRGDLHARRQVAAFVRRESIAAGEQDAIQKLFSDLATRYSERPGGYTRILKLGPRRGDAAPMVYLELVDRA, encoded by the coding sequence ATGGCATATTCTAAATTGAGCCGTGACGCTAGCTCCCGGAAAGCATTGTTCCGCGATCTCGTCACTGACTTGTTCTTGTATGAGCGTATTCAAACGACGGAGGCGAAGGCGAAAGAGCTTCGTCCAATCGCTGAGAAGCTGATCACGCTTGCGAAACGCGGTGATTTGCACGCACGTCGTCAAGTTGCAGCGTTTGTTCGCCGTGAGTCCATTGCAGCAGGTGAGCAGGATGCAATTCAAAAACTGTTCTCTGATCTGGCTACCCGTTATTCGGAGCGTCCGGGCGGTTATACGCGTATCTTGAAGCTAGGACCTCGTCGCGGAGACGCGGCGCCTATGGTTTATTTGGAACTGGTGGATCGCGCGTAG
- the rpsM gene encoding 30S ribosomal protein S13, protein MARISGVDLPRDKRVVIALTYIFGIGRTTADKILSTTGINENTRVRDLTEDEVSQLRETIDKSVKVEGDLRREISLNIKRLIEIGCYRGVRHRRGLPVRGQRTKTNARTRKGPRRTVANKKK, encoded by the coding sequence ATGGCACGTATTTCTGGTGTAGACTTACCGCGTGATAAACGCGTTGTCATCGCTCTGACATACATCTTCGGTATCGGCAGAACAACTGCTGATAAAATCTTGAGCACAACCGGTATTAACGAGAATACTCGTGTTCGCGATCTAACGGAAGATGAAGTCAGCCAACTTCGCGAAACAATTGACAAGTCTGTTAAAGTGGAAGGCGACCTTCGCCGCGAAATTTCGCTTAACATCAAACGTCTGATCGAAATCGGCTGCTATCGCGGTGTTCGTCACCGTCGTGGTCTTCCGGTTCGCGGTCAACGGACGAAAACAAATGCTCGTACGCGTAAAGGTCCACGCCGGACTGTAGCGAACAAGAAGAAATAA